One Larus michahellis chromosome 20, bLarMic1.1, whole genome shotgun sequence genomic window carries:
- the TACR1 gene encoding substance-P receptor: protein MDNAPPLEAELDHHWLLNASLNESFSNQFVQPPWQVALWAVAYALIVVVSVVGNVVVMWIILAHKRMRTVTNYFLVNLAFAEASMSAFNTVVNFTYAIHNEWYYGLLYCKFHNFFPIAAVFASIYSMTAIALDRYMAIIHPLQPRLSATATKVVIGVIWLLAFLLAFPQGYYAVMEELPGRLVCLVEWPEHSSDMYGKTYHFCMTILIYFLPLLVIGCAYTVVGITLWASEIPGDSSDRYHEQVSAKRKVVKMMIIVVCTFALCWLPYHIYFTLQYFNWEWYLQKSIQQVYLAIMWLAMSSTMYNPIIYCCLNDRFRVGFKHAFRWCPFVSAGEYEGLEMKSARYLQTQSSMYKVSRIETTVSSAVGTAEEELEESSKAKRLSVDMTSNGSSRSDSKTVSESFSFYSNTLT from the exons ATGGATAACGCTCCGCCGCTGGAAGCGGAGCTGGACCACCACTGGCTCCTCAACGCCTCCCTGAATGAGTCCTTCTCAAACCAGTTCGTGCAGCCCCCGTGGCAGGTGGCCCTGTGGGCCGTCGCCTACGCCCTCATCGTGGTGGTGTCGGTGGTGGGGAACGTGGTGGTGATGTGGATCATCCTGGCTCACAAGAGGATGCGCACCGTCACCAACTACTTCTTGGTGAACCTGGCTTTCGCCGAAGCCTCCATGTCCGCCTTCAACACGGTGGTGAACTTCACCTATGCCATCCACAACGAGTGGTACTACGGGCTGCTCTACTGCAAGTTTCACAACTTCTTCCCCATCGCCGCCGTCTTCGCCAGCATCTACTCCATGACGGCCATCGCCCTGGACAG GTACATGGCTATCATCCATCCGCTGCAACCCCGGCTCTCGGCCACCGCCACCAAGGTGGTCATTGGCGTCATCTGGCTCCTGGCATTCCTGCTGGCTTTCCCCCAGGGTTACTACGCGGTGATGGAGGAGCTGCCGGGCCGCCTGGTGTGTCTGGTGGAATGGCCGGAGCACAGCAGCGACATGTATGGAAAAAC GTATCACTTCTGCATGACCATCCTGATCTACTTCTTGCCACTTCTGGTGATAGGATGCGCCTACACTGTGGTCGGCATCACCCTCTGGGCGAGCGAGATACCCGGCGACTCCTCCGACCGCTACCACGAGCAGGTCTCGGCTAAGCGGAAG GTAGTGAAGATGATGATCATTGTGGTATGCACGTTCGCGCTGTGCTGGCTGCCCTACCACATCTACTTCACCCTGCAGTATTTCAACTGGGAGTGGTACCTGCAGAAGTCCATCCAGCAGGTCTACCTGGCTATCATGTGGCTGGCCATGAGCTCCACCATGTACAACCCCATCATCTACTGCTGCCTCAATGACAG GTTTCGCGTGGGGTTCAAACATGCCTTTCGGTGGTGCCCATTCGTCAGCGCCGGTGAGTATGAGGGCCTGGAAATGAAGTCAGCCAGGTACCTGCAGACCCAGAGCAGCATGTACAAGGTCAGCCGGATAGAGACCACCGTGTCCTCGGCGGTTGGCACAGccgaggaggagctggaggagagcagcaAGGCCAAGCGTCTCTCTGTAGACATGACCTCCAACGGCTCTTCCCGCAGCGACTCCAAAACAGTCTCCGAAAGCTTCAGCTTCTACTCCAACACGCTCACCTAA